In Streptomyces liangshanensis, the DNA window CACGGCGAGGTGGCCTGCCTGCGCGCCGACGAGATGGCCGACGGATCACTCGACCCCGCCGGTGGCATCACGCCCGTCGACCCGCCGCGAGGGGCCGCGCGCACCGGGGCCGGCGAGGTGGTGCTCCGCGTGGAGGACCTCGTCAAGACGTTCCCGGTCGTGAAGGGCGCCTTCCTCAAGCGCCGCGTCGGCACCCTCCACGCCGTCAACGGGGTGAGCTTCGAGCTGCGCGCCGGGGAGACCCTCGGCCTGGTCGGCGAGTCCGGCAGCGGCAAGACCACCACACTCCTGGAGATCCTCCGGCTGCGGCGGCCCGAGGGCGGCCGGATCGAGATCGCCGGCACCGACGTCGGCGCGCCCGGCCCCGCCGGACGGCCGCCCACACGGCCCGCCCGGGCCGGGCGGCCGCGCACGCTGCGCCAGGACGTGCAGATCGTCATGCAGGACCCGCTGGGAGCCCTGGACCCCCGGCTGCCCGTCCGCCACCTGCTCGCCGAACCCCTGCGGGCCGCCGGCCGGGACCGCGAACAGATCCGCGCCCGCGTCGGTGAACTGCTGTCCCTGGTCGGCCTGGACCCCGTGGTCCTCGACCGCTTCCCGGCCGCGCTCTCCGGCGGTCAGCGCCAACGGGTCGGCATCGCCCGCGCCCTGGCCACCGAGCCCCGGCTCCTGGCGCTGGACGAGCCGCTGTCCGCCCTGGACGTGTCCGTACAGGCGGGCGTCATCAAGCTGTTGGCGCGCCTCAAGCACGAACTCGGCCTCGCCTACCTCGTGGTGGCCCACGACCTCGCGGTCGTCCGGTACATCTCCGACCGCGTCGCCGTCATGTACCTGGGGCACATCGTCGAGACCGGCGACACCGAGACGATCTTCTCCGACCCCCAGCACCCGTACACCCGGGCGCTGTTGTCGGCGATCCCCGTACCCGACCCGGAGCGCGAGCGCACCCGCGAACGGGTCGTCCTCCAGGGCGAGCAGCCGAGCGCCGCCCGCCTTCCCGCGGGCTGCGTCTTCGCCGACCGCTGCCCGCTGTACCGGGTGGCGGGCGACGACGTACGCCGGCGATGTCGTACGGAACGGCCGGCGCCGGCCGAGGTGCCCGGACAGCCCGGCCACCTGTACGCCTGCCACGCCGTCTGACCACGCGCGTCTGGGCACCCGCGTCTGACCACGCGCGCCCGACCACGCGCCCCGGCCCCCACCCCCCAACACAAAGGACCCCCACGCCATGCGCACCAGACTCGCCCTCCCCCTCGCCCTCGTCGCGGCCGTCTCCGTGGCCGCCACCGCGTGCCAGTCCTCCTCGGGGAAGGCCTCGGCCACCCCGGACAAGAAGGACACCCCCGTCGCGGCCCCGTCCGCCGCCGACTACAACCCCCAGCCGTACGACCGGATCAAGGACGGCGGCACCTTCACGACCGTCGGCACCTTCGACGACCAGGGCAACCCGTTCGACGTCAACGCCACGCTGACCGCGACCCGCGTCTGGGCCTGGTACAACGCCGACGCCATCACGTACTCGCCGACCGGCGCCGTCCAGTACAACCCCGACTACTACAGCGACGTGAAGGTGGCCGTCGAACACGGCGACCAGAAGGTGACGCTGACCATCAACCCGA includes these proteins:
- a CDS encoding ABC transporter ATP-binding protein, which translates into the protein MTLVTPVPGGPARPDGTTPVLSVRDLRISFPSEAGPVEAVRGISFDLLPGRTLGIVGESGSGKSATAMGVMGLLPPSADLSGQVLLGGRDLVGLGDKALSGVRGRSLGMVFQDPLSALTPIFSVGRQLSDALRVHQDLTRRAAWDQAVELLDLVGIPDPRERARAFPHEFSGGMRQRVVIALAIANKPAVLVADEPTTALDVTVQAQILDVLRLARQETGAGLVLITHDLGVVAGHADDVAVMYAGRFVERAGVAELFRRPTMPYTARLLAAVPTVDAGTRRPLVPIAGEPPTLVGLPAGCPFASRCAVALDACHTDEPGLREVAGHGEVACLRADEMADGSLDPAGGITPVDPPRGAARTGAGEVVLRVEDLVKTFPVVKGAFLKRRVGTLHAVNGVSFELRAGETLGLVGESGSGKTTTLLEILRLRRPEGGRIEIAGTDVGAPGPAGRPPTRPARAGRPRTLRQDVQIVMQDPLGALDPRLPVRHLLAEPLRAAGRDREQIRARVGELLSLVGLDPVVLDRFPAALSGGQRQRVGIARALATEPRLLALDEPLSALDVSVQAGVIKLLARLKHELGLAYLVVAHDLAVVRYISDRVAVMYLGHIVETGDTETIFSDPQHPYTRALLSAIPVPDPERERTRERVVLQGEQPSAARLPAGCVFADRCPLYRVAGDDVRRRCRTERPAPAEVPGQPGHLYACHAV